Proteins from a genomic interval of Synechococcus sp. A15-28:
- a CDS encoding TIGR03960 family B12-binding radical SAM protein, giving the protein MTSGVRTSVVVVSAPDHPVDFHQLVDSGINKPARYMGHELGVEPRDWQAAQVRWALTYPEIYEVGSSNLGHIILYSILNAVPGQLCDRAYLPAADLAARLREQEQALFGVESRRPLPAFDILGFSLSYELGATNILEMLDLCRVPLHASDRGDLPLTDPAAPPLIFAGGPTATSNPEPYAPFFDFIALGDGEELLPEIGLVVAQAKAEGLSRSQLLRDLAQVPGVYVPSLYEPGDDGVTLQPLHPELPRRVLRRVATPMPHYAMGLVPHVETVHDRLTVEIRRGCTRGCRFCQPGMLTRPARDVEPEAVIEAVETGMKRTGYSDFSLLSLSCSDYLALPAVGVELRNRLADQNVTLQLPSQRVDRFDQDIAHILGGTRQAGLTFAPEAGTQRLRDIVNKGLTDDDLLHGIRTAMENGYRKVKLYFMIGLPGEIDADVLGIVDTCVMLQQRCRDLGRLNLNITISNFTPKPHTPFQWHSVSTDEFIRRQDLLRGAFKRLRGVKVNFTDVRLSAMEDFVGRSDRRLAPVIEAAWRAGAGMDAWFESQDRAYAAWTGAIAAAGLEGRYRDMEVGGWSAVTALDRQDLDSFCAQPLPWDHIDTGIDKSWLAEDLKRALAAAVVPDCSFDGCSSCGVCGPDLGHNVVVPPPAVPTQLPTQAPASDRVCRLRIRFAKTGSMALLSHLDLMRMVERALRRSALPISFTGGFHPLPRIQIALALPLGAEADGEWMDLEFTRSITGEQLLASLQGLLPNGLALLSAEEVPVSGKSLSQNITGAVWSFDLQLQPEVHPRWSEAVEALMAAEQLIWHDTDKKGRPRERDCRPALRALILVSPGDDQQVRLRLEAAVDPMGRSIRPSQIKHWLEAELGVPLQLHDLRREALQLAEC; this is encoded by the coding sequence ATGACGTCAGGTGTGAGGACATCCGTCGTGGTCGTGTCTGCCCCGGATCACCCGGTTGATTTTCACCAGCTGGTGGACAGCGGCATCAACAAGCCCGCCCGCTACATGGGCCATGAGCTTGGTGTCGAGCCGCGGGATTGGCAGGCGGCTCAGGTGCGTTGGGCTCTCACCTATCCCGAGATCTACGAGGTGGGCTCAAGCAACCTGGGCCACATCATTCTTTATTCGATCCTCAATGCGGTCCCCGGTCAGCTCTGTGATCGGGCTTATCTGCCGGCGGCCGATCTGGCGGCCCGACTGCGGGAGCAGGAGCAGGCCCTCTTCGGCGTGGAAAGCCGCCGACCCTTGCCAGCCTTCGACATCCTCGGCTTCAGCCTGAGTTACGAGCTGGGTGCCACCAACATCCTGGAGATGCTGGATCTGTGCCGGGTGCCGCTGCATGCATCAGACCGCGGTGATCTCCCCCTCACTGATCCGGCGGCACCTCCGCTGATCTTTGCCGGTGGTCCTACGGCCACAAGCAACCCCGAGCCCTATGCCCCGTTCTTCGATTTCATCGCCCTGGGGGATGGTGAGGAACTGCTGCCCGAGATCGGGCTGGTGGTGGCTCAGGCCAAGGCCGAGGGCCTGAGCCGTTCACAACTGCTGCGGGATCTGGCTCAGGTTCCCGGGGTTTACGTCCCGTCGCTGTATGAACCAGGCGACGACGGCGTCACCCTGCAGCCCCTGCATCCTGAGTTGCCGCGCCGGGTGCTGCGCCGGGTGGCGACGCCGATGCCGCACTACGCCATGGGCCTGGTGCCCCATGTGGAAACGGTGCACGACCGGCTCACCGTGGAGATTCGCCGCGGCTGCACCCGCGGCTGCCGCTTCTGTCAGCCCGGAATGCTCACCAGGCCGGCACGGGATGTGGAGCCGGAAGCGGTGATCGAGGCCGTGGAAACCGGGATGAAACGGACCGGCTACAGCGACTTCTCGCTGCTGTCGCTCAGCTGCAGCGATTACCTGGCCCTGCCAGCGGTGGGGGTGGAGCTGCGCAACCGTCTGGCGGACCAGAACGTGACCCTGCAGCTGCCGAGCCAGCGGGTGGACCGATTTGATCAAGACATCGCCCACATCCTGGGTGGAACGCGCCAGGCCGGACTCACCTTCGCGCCTGAAGCCGGCACCCAGCGTCTGCGGGACATCGTCAACAAAGGCCTGACCGATGACGACCTGCTCCATGGCATTCGCACCGCCATGGAGAACGGCTATCGCAAGGTGAAGCTCTACTTCATGATCGGCTTGCCGGGGGAAATCGATGCCGACGTGCTCGGGATCGTCGACACCTGCGTGATGCTTCAGCAGCGCTGCCGTGATCTGGGGCGGCTGAACCTGAACATCACCATCAGCAATTTCACGCCGAAGCCCCACACGCCGTTCCAGTGGCACAGCGTCTCCACCGATGAGTTCATCCGGCGTCAGGACTTATTGCGTGGGGCTTTCAAGCGCTTGCGTGGGGTGAAGGTGAATTTCACCGACGTGAGGCTGTCGGCCATGGAGGATTTCGTCGGCCGCAGCGATCGTCGCCTGGCGCCGGTGATCGAGGCCGCCTGGCGGGCTGGAGCGGGGATGGATGCCTGGTTTGAATCCCAGGACCGCGCCTATGCCGCCTGGACCGGGGCCATTGCCGCTGCTGGCCTGGAGGGGCGTTACCGCGACATGGAGGTGGGTGGTTGGAGCGCCGTGACGGCTTTGGATCGGCAGGACCTCGACAGCTTCTGCGCTCAGCCGCTGCCCTGGGATCACATCGACACCGGCATCGACAAGAGTTGGTTGGCAGAGGATCTGAAACGGGCTCTGGCGGCGGCGGTGGTGCCGGACTGCTCCTTTGACGGTTGCAGCAGCTGCGGGGTTTGCGGGCCGGATCTCGGCCACAACGTGGTGGTGCCTCCCCCGGCGGTGCCAACACAGCTGCCCACACAGGCCCCCGCCAGTGACAGGGTCTGCCGCTTGCGGATCCGTTTCGCCAAGACCGGCTCGATGGCCCTGCTCAGCCATCTCGATTTGATGCGGATGGTGGAGCGGGCTCTGCGCCGCAGTGCCCTGCCGATCAGCTTCACCGGTGGATTTCATCCGCTTCCACGGATCCAGATCGCCCTGGCACTGCCGCTGGGGGCAGAAGCGGATGGCGAGTGGATGGATCTCGAGTTCACCAGAAGCATCACGGGTGAGCAGTTGCTTGCGTCGCTGCAAGGTCTGCTGCCGAACGGTCTGGCCTTGCTCTCAGCGGAGGAGGTGCCGGTCAGCGGCAAGAGCCTGTCCCAGAACATCACCGGTGCTGTTTGGAGTTTCGATCTCCAGCTGCAGCCTGAGGTGCATCCCCGCTGGTCTGAGGCCGTTGAGGCCCTCATGGCTGCTGAGCAATTGATCTGGCATGACACCGATAAGAAAGGTCGCCCCCGCGAGCGGGACTGCCGGCCGGCCCTGCGCGCGTTGATTTTGGTCAGCCCTGGGGATGACCAGCAGGTGAGGTTGCGGCTCGAGGCCGCGGTGGATCCCATGGGGCGCAGCATCCGTCCCTCCCAGATCAAGCACTGGCTGGAAGCTGAGCTCGGTGTGCCGCTGCAACTGCACGATCTGCGTCGTGAGGCTTTGCAACTGGCTGAGTGCTAA
- a CDS encoding LL-diaminopimelate aminotransferase, with product MVQVNGNYLRLKAGYLFPEIGRRVKAFSAANPDAALIRLGIGDVTEPLPLACREAMKAAIDAMGTAEGFHGYGPEQGYGWLREAIAKQDFQARGCDISAEEIFVSDGSKCDSSNILDILGEGNRIAVTDPVYPVYVDTNVMAGRTGEAGDEGRYAGLTYLPISADNGFAAQIPSEPVDLIYLCFPNNPTGAVATKEQLKAWVDYARSNGALILFDAAYEAFIQDPSLPHSIFEIEGARDCAMEFRSFSKNAGFTGTRCAFTVVPKGLKGKAANGEDVELWGLWNRRQSTKFNGVSYIIQRGAEAVYSEAGQAEVKGLVNFYMENAAIIRRELSAAGLTIYGGEHAPYVWIKTPDGMDSWGFFDHMLNKANVVGTPGSGFGAAGEGYFRLSAFNSRANVDAAMARIKAL from the coding sequence GTGGTGCAGGTCAACGGCAATTACCTCAGACTCAAAGCGGGCTACCTGTTCCCGGAAATCGGACGTCGGGTCAAAGCCTTCAGCGCCGCCAACCCAGATGCTGCACTGATCCGCCTGGGCATCGGCGATGTGACGGAGCCGCTTCCACTGGCCTGTCGCGAAGCGATGAAAGCCGCCATTGATGCCATGGGCACCGCCGAAGGTTTTCACGGTTACGGTCCCGAGCAGGGCTATGGCTGGCTGCGCGAGGCGATCGCCAAGCAGGACTTCCAGGCCCGCGGATGCGATATCAGCGCCGAAGAGATCTTCGTCTCCGACGGCTCCAAATGCGACAGCAGCAACATTCTCGACATCCTCGGGGAGGGCAATCGCATCGCCGTGACCGATCCGGTGTACCCCGTTTACGTGGACACCAACGTGATGGCTGGCCGCACCGGTGAGGCCGGAGATGAAGGCCGCTACGCGGGTCTCACCTACCTGCCGATCAGCGCCGACAACGGCTTTGCCGCCCAGATCCCAAGCGAGCCTGTGGATCTGATCTATCTGTGCTTCCCCAACAACCCCACCGGAGCGGTGGCCACAAAGGAACAGCTGAAAGCCTGGGTGGATTACGCCCGCAGCAACGGCGCCCTGATCCTGTTTGATGCCGCTTACGAAGCCTTCATTCAGGATCCGAGCCTCCCCCATTCGATCTTTGAGATCGAAGGCGCACGCGACTGCGCCATGGAATTCCGTTCCTTCTCCAAGAACGCCGGCTTCACTGGCACGCGCTGTGCTTTCACCGTGGTACCCAAAGGCCTGAAGGGCAAAGCCGCCAACGGAGAGGACGTGGAGCTTTGGGGCCTGTGGAACCGTCGCCAGAGCACCAAGTTCAACGGCGTCAGCTACATCATTCAGCGTGGTGCAGAAGCGGTGTACTCCGAAGCTGGCCAGGCGGAAGTGAAGGGCCTGGTGAACTTCTACATGGAGAACGCCGCCATCATCCGCCGGGAGCTCAGTGCTGCCGGTCTCACCATCTACGGGGGCGAGCACGCGCCTTACGTCTGGATCAAGACCCCTGACGGCATGGACTCCTGGGGCTTCTTTGACCACATGCTCAACAAAGCGAACGTGGTGGGCACACCCGGCAGTGGCTTCGGCGCCGCTGGGGAGGGCTACTTCCGCCTGTCCGCCTTCAACAGCCGTGCCAACGTGGATGCTGCGATGGCTCGGATCAAAGCCCTCTGA
- the clpS gene encoding ATP-dependent Clp protease adapter ClpS: MAMAVDTPTRSPGGAAVMEKAPERVRKPSPRYKVLLHNDPVNTMEYVVSTLRQVVPQLSEQDAMAVMMEAHNTGVGLVIVCDLEPAEFYCETLKAKGLTSTIEPEN, translated from the coding sequence ATGGCTATGGCGGTGGATACACCGACCCGTTCCCCCGGTGGAGCTGCGGTGATGGAAAAGGCCCCGGAACGGGTCCGCAAACCATCACCGCGCTACAAGGTGCTGCTCCACAACGATCCGGTGAACACCATGGAATACGTGGTGAGCACTTTGCGTCAGGTGGTGCCACAACTCAGTGAGCAGGACGCCATGGCCGTGATGATGGAGGCTCACAACACCGGCGTCGGCCTTGTGATCGTGTGTGATCTCGAGCCGGCCGAGTTTTATTGCGAGACCCTGAAAGCCAAGGGCCTCACCAGCACGATCGAGCCGGAAAACTGA
- a CDS encoding type II CAAX endopeptidase family protein, which yields MLLIPTLYALGWLLAWPLIPFGVPPERQALIGTLISFLLLVGLLPRWSRLRWRSPDGWAALGLTASGCQGRRPIIPALCGGMVLASILLGIVLLPVLLGSWGHWIGEVSINRMLNALLLALGVGFAEELIFRAWLWRELNELLSSAAALLIQALVFSLVHTRFNLGVVSMLGLLSGLFLLGLALALQRRLDGGSLWGCIGLHGGLVGGWFLIQSGLVQLSPDAPAWLVGPGGLSPNPIGGLMGIGGLLILLTFQLTAVARAARPETGARKAS from the coding sequence GTGCTTCTGATTCCAACGTTGTATGCCCTCGGCTGGCTTCTGGCCTGGCCACTGATCCCCTTCGGAGTGCCCCCCGAACGACAGGCTTTGATCGGCACCCTGATCAGCTTCCTTTTACTGGTGGGTCTTCTGCCCCGATGGAGCCGGCTGAGGTGGAGATCCCCTGATGGATGGGCGGCCCTCGGGCTGACCGCCAGTGGTTGCCAGGGGCGGAGGCCGATCATCCCAGCACTGTGCGGCGGAATGGTTCTGGCATCAATCCTGCTGGGGATTGTGCTGCTGCCGGTGCTGCTGGGCAGCTGGGGGCATTGGATCGGGGAAGTCTCCATCAACCGCATGCTCAATGCCCTCCTGCTGGCCCTCGGAGTGGGATTTGCCGAGGAGCTGATCTTTCGGGCCTGGCTGTGGCGGGAACTCAATGAACTGCTGAGTTCTGCAGCAGCCCTGCTGATTCAGGCGCTGGTCTTCAGCCTGGTGCACACCCGCTTCAACCTCGGCGTCGTCTCCATGCTGGGATTGCTGAGCGGATTGTTTCTGCTGGGGCTAGCCCTGGCCCTGCAACGCCGGCTGGATGGTGGATCCCTCTGGGGATGCATTGGCCTCCATGGAGGCTTGGTTGGCGGCTGGTTTCTGATCCAGAGCGGCCTGGTGCAACTGTCACCCGATGCACCAGCCTGGTTGGTGGGCCCGGGTGGACTGTCCCCGAATCCCATCGGCGGATTGATGGGGATCGGAGGGTTATTGATCCTGCTGACCTTTCAACTCACCGCCGTCGCCAGGGCAGCGCGTCCTGAGACGGGAGCACGCAAGGCATCCTGA
- a CDS encoding photosystem II high light acclimation radical SAM protein has product MLLVRLPCNPIFPIGPIYLADHLHKCFPGMPQRILDLAALPVLDVQRVLLSTVDQFRPTLLVFSWRDIQIYAPVDGRGGNPLQNSFEVFYARNPFKRLHGALGGLRLMTTHYGELFRNQGLVRSGLRQARRYHPAARAVLGGGAVSVFYEQLGRSLPKGTIVSIGEGEPLLEKLIQGASLDEERCFVVGESPRPGLIHEQPESRPKTACDYDYIASIWPQLNWYLEGGDFYVGVQTKRGCPHNCCYCVYTVVEGKQVRLNPVEEVVKEMRQLYDRGVRGFWFTDAQFIPARRYIEDAKELLRAIKAEGLTGIRWAAYIRADNLDPELAQLMVETGMSYFEIGITSGSQELVRKMRMGYNLRTVLESCRMLADAGFRDHVSVNYSFNVIDERPETIRQTVAYHRELETIFGADRVEPAIFFIGLQPHTHLEQYGFDQGLIKPGYNPMSMMPWTARKLLWNPEPMGSTFGRVCLEAFDQNPGDFGRTVLSLLERDYGSAPLQDALRAPVSGRAALATAVS; this is encoded by the coding sequence GTGCTGCTGGTGCGGCTCCCCTGTAATCCGATTTTTCCGATCGGTCCGATCTATCTGGCGGACCATCTGCACAAATGCTTTCCAGGAATGCCGCAACGCATTCTTGACCTGGCGGCCTTGCCAGTCCTCGACGTTCAGCGGGTCCTGCTCTCCACCGTCGATCAGTTCCGGCCCACGCTTCTGGTGTTCTCCTGGCGGGACATCCAGATCTACGCGCCCGTCGACGGACGGGGTGGCAATCCACTTCAGAACTCCTTTGAAGTGTTCTATGCCCGCAACCCGTTCAAGCGCCTGCACGGTGCTCTGGGTGGACTGCGGCTGATGACCACCCATTACGGAGAGTTGTTTCGCAATCAGGGTTTGGTGCGATCCGGACTGCGACAGGCCCGTCGTTATCACCCGGCAGCCCGTGCCGTTCTTGGGGGCGGGGCGGTCAGCGTGTTTTACGAGCAGCTTGGGCGCTCCTTGCCGAAGGGAACCATCGTGTCCATCGGTGAAGGGGAACCTCTGCTGGAGAAGTTGATCCAGGGAGCGTCCCTCGATGAGGAACGTTGCTTTGTGGTGGGCGAGTCACCCCGCCCTGGATTGATCCACGAACAGCCGGAAAGTCGGCCCAAGACCGCCTGCGATTACGACTACATCGCCTCGATCTGGCCTCAGCTCAACTGGTACCTCGAGGGGGGCGACTTCTACGTCGGCGTGCAGACCAAACGCGGCTGTCCCCACAACTGTTGCTACTGCGTCTACACCGTTGTTGAGGGCAAGCAGGTTCGCCTGAATCCGGTGGAGGAGGTGGTGAAGGAAATGCGTCAGCTCTACGACCGTGGGGTGCGTGGCTTCTGGTTCACCGATGCTCAGTTCATCCCTGCCCGTCGCTACATCGAGGACGCCAAGGAATTACTGCGAGCCATCAAAGCTGAGGGGCTCACCGGCATCCGTTGGGCTGCCTACATCCGCGCCGACAACCTCGATCCCGAGCTGGCGCAACTGATGGTGGAGACGGGCATGAGCTACTTCGAGATCGGCATCACCTCCGGTTCCCAGGAACTCGTTCGCAAGATGCGCATGGGGTACAACCTCAGAACCGTGCTGGAGAGCTGCCGGATGCTGGCTGATGCCGGGTTCCGTGATCACGTGTCGGTGAATTACTCCTTCAACGTGATTGATGAACGGCCCGAAACCATTCGTCAGACCGTTGCCTATCACCGTGAGTTGGAAACGATCTTTGGTGCCGATCGCGTCGAACCGGCGATCTTCTTCATCGGATTGCAGCCGCACACCCATCTGGAGCAATACGGCTTTGATCAGGGTCTGATCAAACCTGGATACAACCCGATGAGCATGATGCCGTGGACGGCACGCAAGCTGCTCTGGAATCCGGAGCCGATGGGCAGCACCTTCGGTCGCGTCTGCCTGGAGGCCTTTGATCAGAATCCCGGCGATTTCGGCCGCACGGTTCTGTCTTTGCTGGAACGTGATTACGGCTCAGCGCCGCTTCAGGATGCCTTGCGTGCTCCCGTCTCAGGACGCGCTGCCCTGGCGACGGCGGTGAGTTGA
- the psbA gene encoding photosystem II q(b) protein: MTTTLQQRSGASSWQAFCEWVTSTNNRLYVGWFGVLMIPTLLAATICFVIAFVAAPPVDIDGIREPVAGSLIYGNNIISGAVVPSSNAIGLHFYPIWEAASLDEWLYNGGPFQLVVFHFLIGIYAYMGREWELSYRLGMRPWICVAYSAPVAAASAVFLVYPFGQGSFSDAMPLGISGTFNYMLVFQAEHNILMHPFHMLGVAGVFGGSLFSAMHGSLVTSSLVRETTETESQNYGYKFGQEEETYNIVAAHGYFGRLIFQYASFNNSRSLHFFLAAWPVVGIWFTALGVSTMAFNLNGFNFNQSILDGQGRVLNTWADVLNRAGLGMEVMHERNAHNFPLDLAAAESTPVALQAPAIG, encoded by the coding sequence ATGACCACCACCCTCCAGCAGCGCTCCGGCGCTTCCAGCTGGCAGGCCTTCTGCGAGTGGGTCACCTCCACCAACAACCGTCTGTATGTCGGTTGGTTCGGTGTGCTGATGATCCCCACCCTGCTGGCTGCCACCATCTGCTTCGTCATCGCTTTCGTCGCCGCTCCTCCGGTTGACATCGATGGCATCCGCGAGCCTGTCGCTGGCTCCCTGATCTACGGCAACAACATCATCTCCGGTGCTGTTGTTCCTTCCAGCAACGCCATCGGCCTGCACTTCTATCCCATCTGGGAAGCCGCTTCTCTCGATGAGTGGCTGTACAACGGCGGTCCTTTCCAGCTCGTCGTCTTCCACTTCCTGATCGGCATCTACGCCTACATGGGTCGTGAGTGGGAACTCTCCTACCGCCTGGGCATGCGCCCCTGGATCTGCGTCGCCTACAGCGCACCTGTCGCTGCTGCCTCTGCAGTCTTCCTGGTCTACCCCTTCGGTCAGGGCTCCTTCTCTGACGCCATGCCCCTGGGCATCTCCGGCACGTTCAACTACATGCTGGTGTTCCAGGCTGAGCACAACATCCTGATGCACCCCTTCCACATGCTGGGTGTTGCAGGTGTGTTCGGTGGTTCCCTGTTCTCCGCCATGCACGGCTCCCTGGTGACCTCCTCCCTGGTGCGTGAAACCACCGAGACCGAGTCCCAGAACTACGGCTACAAGTTCGGCCAAGAGGAAGAGACCTACAACATCGTGGCTGCCCACGGTTACTTCGGTCGCCTGATCTTCCAATACGCCTCCTTCAACAACAGCCGTAGCCTTCACTTCTTCCTGGCTGCCTGGCCTGTTGTCGGCATCTGGTTCACCGCCCTGGGCGTGTCAACCATGGCCTTCAACCTGAACGGCTTCAACTTCAACCAGTCCATCCTTGATGGTCAGGGCCGCGTCCTGAACACCTGGGCCGACGTGTTGAACCGTGCCGGCCTCGGTATGGAAGTGATGCACGAGCGCAACGCTCACAACTTCCCCCTCGACCTGGCTGCTGCTGAGTCCACTCCTGTGGCTCTGCAAGCTCCTGCCATCGGTTGA
- a CDS encoding alpha-D-glucose phosphate-specific phosphoglucomutase — MTTSAPAEPTQRLVHLDAPFTDQKPGTSGLRKSSQQFEEPHYLESFIEASLRTLPGVQGGTLVLGGDGRYGNRRAIDVILRMGAAHGLSKVIVTTGGILSTPAASNLIRQRQAIGGIILSASHNPGGPKGDFGVKVNGANGGPTPASFTDAVFECTKTLEQYTIVEAPAIPLDEPGLHSIGAMQVEVIDGVDDFVALMQELFNFDQIRDLLRSDFPLAFDAMHAVTGPYATRLFEGLLGAPAGSVRNGTPLEDFGGGHPDPNLTYAHELSELLLDGDDYRFGAACDGDGDRNMILGQRCFVNPSDSLAVLTANATVAPAYANGLAGVARSMPTSSAVDVVAKELGIDCYETPTGWKFFGNLLDAGKITLCGEESFGTGSNHVREKDGLWAVLFWLQILAERRCSVAEIMAEHWKRFGRHYYSRHDYEAVASDAAHGLFDRLEGTLPSLVGQSFAGRTIRGADNFSYTDPVDGSVTKGQGLRILLDDGSRVMVRLSGTGTKGATIRVYLESYVPSSGDLNQDPQVALAEMISAINDLAEIKQRTGMDRPTVIT; from the coding sequence ATGACCACCTCGGCCCCCGCGGAACCGACCCAGCGTCTGGTGCACCTGGATGCACCCTTCACGGATCAGAAGCCCGGCACCTCCGGGCTGCGCAAAAGCAGCCAGCAGTTCGAGGAGCCCCACTACCTGGAGAGCTTTATCGAAGCGTCGTTGCGCACGCTGCCGGGCGTGCAGGGGGGAACTCTGGTGCTCGGAGGGGACGGCCGTTACGGCAACCGCCGCGCCATTGATGTGATCCTGCGCATGGGGGCCGCCCATGGCCTAAGCAAAGTGATCGTCACCACCGGCGGCATCCTCTCCACTCCTGCCGCTTCCAACCTGATCCGCCAGCGCCAGGCCATCGGCGGCATCATCCTGTCGGCCAGCCATAACCCCGGTGGACCGAAGGGCGACTTCGGCGTCAAGGTCAACGGCGCCAACGGCGGCCCCACCCCCGCATCGTTCACCGATGCGGTGTTCGAGTGCACCAAGACCCTGGAGCAGTACACGATCGTTGAAGCCCCAGCGATCCCCCTGGATGAGCCGGGTCTCCACAGCATCGGTGCGATGCAGGTGGAGGTGATCGACGGCGTCGACGACTTCGTCGCCCTGATGCAGGAGCTGTTCAACTTCGATCAGATCCGCGATCTGCTTCGCAGCGACTTCCCGCTGGCCTTCGACGCCATGCACGCCGTCACCGGGCCCTACGCCACCCGCCTGTTCGAGGGACTGCTGGGTGCACCGGCCGGGAGCGTCCGTAACGGCACACCGCTGGAGGACTTCGGCGGCGGCCATCCCGACCCCAACCTCACCTACGCCCACGAGCTGTCCGAGCTGCTGCTCGACGGCGACGACTACCGCTTCGGTGCGGCCTGCGACGGTGACGGCGATCGCAACATGATCCTGGGCCAACGCTGCTTCGTGAACCCCAGCGACAGCCTCGCCGTGCTCACTGCCAATGCCACGGTGGCTCCGGCCTACGCCAACGGCCTGGCCGGTGTGGCCCGCTCTATGCCCACCAGCTCAGCTGTGGATGTGGTGGCCAAAGAGCTGGGCATTGACTGCTACGAGACACCCACGGGCTGGAAGTTCTTCGGCAACCTGCTGGACGCCGGCAAGATCACCCTCTGCGGCGAAGAAAGCTTCGGCACCGGCAGCAACCACGTGCGCGAGAAAGACGGCCTCTGGGCCGTGCTGTTCTGGCTGCAGATCCTGGCCGAGCGTCGCTGCAGCGTTGCCGAGATCATGGCGGAACACTGGAAGCGCTTCGGGCGTCACTACTACTCACGGCACGACTACGAAGCCGTCGCCAGTGACGCCGCCCACGGTCTGTTCGACCGCCTCGAGGGCACGCTGCCCTCCCTGGTCGGTCAGTCCTTCGCAGGCCGCACCATCCGTGGAGCCGACAACTTCAGCTACACCGATCCCGTCGACGGGTCCGTCACCAAAGGCCAGGGCCTGCGCATCCTGTTAGACGACGGCAGCCGCGTGATGGTGCGCCTCTCGGGCACCGGCACCAAGGGAGCCACGATCCGCGTTTATCTGGAGAGCTACGTGCCCAGCAGCGGCGACCTCAACCAGGATCCCCAGGTCGCCCTGGCCGAGATGATCAGCGCCATCAACGACCTCGCCGAGATCAAGCAGCGCACGGGCATGGATCGCCCCACCGTGATCACCTGA